Genomic segment of Vitis riparia cultivar Riparia Gloire de Montpellier isolate 1030 chromosome 19, EGFV_Vit.rip_1.0, whole genome shotgun sequence:
CGTACTTTTattcacattctttgtaccttgaaattttacaattttccaaaaaaaaaattccatttgaaaatataataatattcattattgatattaattaaacttaaaaatgatggaaactatccttaaaaaaattaaaattttaacatagtAAGTAATTGTTAAAAGGGTATAAATAATGTGGGGAGAGGACGTAGAATGTGaggaagggtacaaagaatgtgaggaagagtacgaagaatgtgagtaCAAGGAATCCTTACATTCTTCGTAtatttcctcacatttttcgtaactttgaaattttacaattttttttatttgttttccacttgaaaatacaataatattgtttattgatcctaattaatcttaaaaatgatggaaattatcctaaaaagttaaaaacattaaaacatcaaaaaatctttttcaaatttaaaatttttttttcttgaaaatgtaaTAATATTGATTATCCATACTAATTACacaaatgatgaaaaacatcctcccaaaaaaaaaaattaaaaaaatgatacacTAAAAAATTGGAGATGACTCAAATTATGCttagaattaattgaaatcatgcaattttattttcagCTTCGATTGGTTTTCCTACTTTCAATATTTCATCCAACTTGTCCcaacaaaaataatcaaatttacaataaaaaattaataatataattttcaaatactaaTAAACAATAactacttattttaatttattttaaaaaaattccaactccaaatagttatgaaattctttaaaaatactaattacactcacatttttcataccttctaatttttctaattttttttttaatttaaaatttttttgtcaCTTCTAATAGCATCAATATTGCTCAGCCATACTAATCATTCTTACAAATGATGGGAGTtagacacaaaaaaaaattttgaaattaaaaaaaaaataaaatttcctcatattttttttgcCATTCCCTAAAACTctccaaaattctcaaattttttattttaagaatttttttccacttccaaaaaatGCTTTCAATATTTAATCACATCttctctattaaaaataaataaattgcaattaataaaaatttaataattgattgatcataattctaatttttaataataaatactcattttaatttaattataacaaaaccctatatcataaaataagtggcaaattttatttcacaaaattattatttttacaaaattttaaatattttacaatttttataaaataaattgttcaaTAATATAAATGGTGGTTGTAAAGATAATTTAAATGTAATGTGGATGAGATAGCTTCCATTTTAAAGACATAGTGACCGGTTGGTAACTTGTAGTATTggtttttctgaatttttaatttattcatctATACCTTACATGTGGCTTATTCTTATTGGTTAAAAAATGGAGGTATGGTACCGAAAAACACTTTTCGCTACCATAGAATGACCCTTTGTTTAATGGGTGTAGTGGTTTTATTGTTGACGAGAGTTGCTTTCGTTTTGCTATTTTATAGAAGTAGTGTTAGTGGTTAATGTAGTGGTTGAAGTAGTTGAAGTAGTGGGTGAATGGTTTGTTTGTAGGCTATTTTCCTTGTACATGTAACGCCATTTTTAGTAGGAAGCTTCACGTGATTTTCCcttccttttcaatttttttttttgttattttgcaTTTTTAGTCCTTTGCTTTAAGTCAGATTGCTAACGTTGATCCACTTTTCTAAGGGTTGATATCCAGATTTGGGAACAGCTTTTCTCAAGAAAAGAGGGTAAGTTGATATCATTTCTTGGCAAACCTTGGTCCCATTTGGGTAAGAGCAGCGCAATAATGCGTATCTGCTGAGACACTTTGTCCTGTTAGGGTCGTAGGGGACCGATGCTGCAAGGATGGTTTTTGAAACCAGGTCGCAGTACATGGTGCCCTTAAACCAATCACATTGGGGTTCATTTAATTACATCATGCTAAGAGTGCACAGTATACTTTATCAAATACTATTTTCAGACAAGATTTGTGAAGTCTAAATAACCATGATATAGACTGCTCAATGGGTTATTCTAAATACACCCACCCTTGGATGCCCTTCCTCAAATGCCTCCAGGGAGAATGATCAATACGATGATATAGACTGCTCAATGGGTTATGCTAAATACACCCACCCTCTACACTTTTCttctgttttaattttttttttccagtaaGGTGGGTGTAAAGAAAGGAAAGGTGTGTGCATGTAGCAACGTCCCAGCGGAATTGTACGTAATAATCCGCTCCCAATTTGGCAACTCAAATAATTAAAGAGGAACTTTCTCAGCGCTTAAAGGATAAACATGTAACATTGTTCTAAGAAGCAAATTAACTTGCAGTCACAAACAGAGACAGAATAAGATTGAAGAATGGCATATTCTTCAATTTGAGCAGGAACAAAGTTCCAGAGAGACCATAGGAAATATAGTGGCGAGCTCATATCGGAACTGGGTGGATTAGCAGTGAAGCTATAAGATCTTTTAGCAGAGTCTCAGAATGAGTATAGCCATCTTCATCTTTGTACACAACATCAATAAAACGTGCAAGATTTAAAACTCGCATGATGATGGGCATTGGAACTGCTGTTGGGCTGAGGCACTCTTGATTCATATCCTTCCAGGCGTCCCTGACTTGGTTGTGAAGTTCATCGAGTGTTTGCTGCTCTGATACACCATGTTGCTTCATGTAACATTCAACTGCTGAGGGAACATGTCCTCTCTTTTGTTCAAACTAGTATAAATTGACATACAAGACATCATAAGAATAGTCATTAAGGTCGAGATAAATTGAGAACATTTTGATATCTAATTATATTGGAACAAAAGAAGCAAATTAATCTCTATACCTTGTGGGGTACCATATCATTCATAAGCCTGCAAATTGTGGATGAAGCCCTAACAATCTTAGGATCACTGAAAACCCATTCAAATGTGTCCTTTGTCACCATGTTTTCCATTCCAATAAAGGACGTGGTTGCTAGCAACTGGTATCCAGAGGTAGGTAAGGCGACAGACATATACTCCTCTATTGTTGGCATATGTCGTAGGAAGAGCCATTTTGCTTCAGCGAAGTATGCTCTAACTTGATTTTTCATCTGAAAAAAATTGGATCTCTTTTTCATTAGCATTGGAATGAgcttaatcataatttttacaGTGTGATAAACTTGTATAATGCTTACTGCTTCTTTTGCATAATGGGCACGGTATGATCTTCCTGCCTTGACCGTCTCTTCCTCAATTTCATTGTAAACATCTAATAGTGCTTGGTAAAACACTTTCATGTAATCTGGAAGTTGACCTATGAAACTAATATCCCACCTGAAACTTGAGTAGCTTACATTAAGTGActtctataaattaaaattctgtTAAATATTGTTCActtaataagataaaatttggaTTCAACAAAGACAAAAGGCAAAGAAGCGCATCAGTCAAACCTCTCGATTGCTTCAGTGAAGATCTCGAGTTCTTCAAGTGTACCAAACAAATCATAGATGTCATCAAGAATAGAAGTCAAGGCAATTACTTTGGTTAGTATCCTTCTAGCATGGAAATACTGGGGCTCAAAGTACACCGTCAGTGCCCAAAAGTAGCACTCAACCACTCTGTCTCTTGCAAAAGGCAGTTTTTTCGCAAAGTCTAAATCTTTCCACCAACTGAAATGAATAATTCAGCGGAATCCAAATTAACGCAATCTTAATTTAGACAAGCCAAGGAGTGTGATGTATGTGATAAACTTACCTAACAATAACACTCAGCTCCTGCTGGTGTACTTTCTGTAATTGGTTGAAATCCAACTTCGCAAGTTTCAATAAGGCGTCACTGTGTGCATCATCTTCTTGGTAGATAGAAATGTGATGCCTGGCCTCTAACCTCTGAATGCCCTTGTGGAGAGGCTGCCTTAAGGCGTGAACTACTTGCTCAGCCAGAGGACTGGAGAAATATGGCATGGACTGAAGATGAGTGGTAGTGAAAGTAAGTGCTTCATCCAGTATATCTTCTCCATGCTTTCTCAGATGCGTGGCTTCATACAAGCTCAACATGCCTTTCACATCTCTAATGAGGGATTCCTTGAAGTTCCCCTTGTTGTCCTTGAACTTTTTGAAAGCATCTGCTTGACAAAAAATGCAAAACATGGCCGGAATTATTGGTAGGTAATACTACTCTACCTGTATATACTGTTCATAATTGAAGTACAGATGCATATATTCATCTATGGACCTGAATATTGCTTGTCTGGATTGAGTTAATACCCAAGTACGATGTATATATGGGAGAAGTGTATTTCGTTTcgagaaaatgaaggagagaaaGGATTTACCATATGAAATATTATACCCATGTTGTCTAAGTAATCGAAATCGGAGAGCAACAGTACAAAGATcgtcatcatcttcttcacaaGAGACATGATAATAATCAGACAAGTGTTTTAAAGCTTCTTCAATCTCACTTTCAAAGTGGTAAGACACCCCTAAGCGTTGTATTGTATCAATCAAGTTGTATTTTTGTGAATAGTTATCAGTAGAACTTATTATCATCTTCCGCACTTCTTCTTTCAGTTGTTGAACTTGTTGCTCCGTATGAGCATCAATGATGTGTACCTGCACCAACTACAAGAAATTAGCCACTCTGATTTTTGGGGAATCATCATATGGTTGGACATTTTTCCTAGAAAGGTTCTTAATATAaggaacaaaaaatacaaaaaggtGACGGCAGACACTTGGGAATGACCAATATACCTTCACGTCATGAGAAgcattttcaagaaaatgatTCCCCCAGATGCTAGGATGATAATTTGCAGAGTCACGGACAACCTCGGTCGTGGTATCTTTCTTTGGAGGAAGGTCAACTGAAGCGAGCAGAGAAGACATTTTCTGTTTTGGTTTGGGAGTATTATAGTATATGCGTGAGGGGATATGCCTAAGGGAGAGAAAAGGGTTGCCAAAAAGCCTTTTGCCCAGACTTCAAGGCCTAATATGGACCAAAGTGCTTCTCGGCTCCGATACTTATAAAGATGTTGAAGGGGCCACAGTGCTCGCGAAAATGAATTACAGATGGGTGATATTCTAGAATCTAGCTAGCCAGTAGAGTTCACAGCAACTTGTATAGAAGTCAATGCAGGGGCAGTTATTCATAAACCAATATGTAATTGAGTCAAGTCAGGGTCACATCCGAGTCTT
This window contains:
- the LOC117909404 gene encoding (-)-germacrene D synthase-like, which codes for MSSLLASVDLPPKKDTTTEVVRDSANYHPSIWGNHFLENASHDVKVHIIDAHTEQQVQQLKEEVRKMIISSTDNYSQKYNLIDTIQRLGVSYHFESEIEEALKHLSDYYHVSCEEDDDDLCTVALRFRLLRQHGYNISYDAFKKFKDNKGNFKESLIRDVKGMLSLYEATHLRKHGEDILDEALTFTTTHLQSMPYFSSPLAEQVVHALRQPLHKGIQRLEARHHISIYQEDDAHSDALLKLAKLDFNQLQKVHQQELSVIVSWWKDLDFAKKLPFARDRVVECYFWALTVYFEPQYFHARRILTKVIALTSILDDIYDLFGTLEELEIFTEAIERWDISFIGQLPDYMKVFYQALLDVYNEIEEETVKAGRSYRAHYAKEAMKNQVRAYFAEAKWLFLRHMPTIEEYMSVALPTSGYQLLATTSFIGMENMVTKDTFEWVFSDPKIVRASSTICRLMNDMVPHKFEQKRGHVPSAVECYMKQHGVSEQQTLDELHNQVRDAWKDMNQECLSPTAVPMPIIMRVLNLARFIDVVYKDEDGYTHSETLLKDLIASLLIHPVPI